The following proteins are encoded in a genomic region of Chloracidobacterium sp.:
- a CDS encoding TolC family protein, whose translation MFKKLLYVVVVTTAATAYSQENTRANAFDIGSTSIASQPAASLPEKRLVAPFANRYHNQTDGISLAEIVRLAVASNGNIKIAQLEIEKARARLTQAGLRSNPTLEVEQSTGRIVGSPGDRELSVGFSLPVDVYGQRQKRIDLARAEITLREAELTTRQREVTGQVLNTYAEALAALKELQVLDDLLELDTQTVRFVQTRVNEGETAPLELSLLQTEVERLRARREIADGNIQTALTRLKFYAGVAYDQPLKLREEISAAQIPQLPTTSETGISLALRSRPELRVAELEEQLASAGLRLVRSQSKPDVTAYTRYTQGRSSIDLPVGSFPQSTDRSLTFGVSIGLPIFDKKQGAKAEAEIAIRQAQERRSFAEAIIRNEVVTAFQRIESAKRALRTLETTVIPRSLENIETIRKVYELGQLKITDLIAEQRKLLDANRDLTEALTLRYRSQAELFIAIGANLEN comes from the coding sequence ATGTTCAAAAAATTATTGTACGTGGTCGTCGTTACGACGGCGGCTACTGCGTATTCGCAGGAGAATACCAGAGCGAATGCGTTCGATATCGGATCAACTAGTATCGCTTCGCAACCGGCGGCGAGCTTACCTGAAAAACGGCTAGTGGCACCGTTTGCCAATCGCTATCACAACCAAACGGACGGCATTTCTCTTGCCGAGATCGTACGTCTTGCGGTAGCGAGTAACGGAAATATCAAGATCGCCCAGCTTGAGATCGAAAAAGCCAGAGCCCGGCTTACGCAAGCCGGGCTGCGCTCGAATCCGACACTCGAGGTTGAGCAGTCAACCGGAAGGATAGTGGGTTCGCCTGGAGATCGCGAGTTGAGCGTTGGCTTTTCTCTGCCGGTCGATGTTTACGGACAGCGGCAAAAGCGGATCGATCTCGCGCGAGCGGAGATCACATTACGCGAAGCGGAACTTACAACTCGACAGCGTGAGGTCACCGGTCAGGTTCTTAATACCTATGCCGAAGCACTTGCGGCTTTAAAAGAATTACAGGTATTGGACGACCTGTTGGAACTGGACACACAGACGGTTCGTTTTGTGCAGACTCGGGTCAACGAGGGCGAAACCGCTCCTCTGGAATTGAGTCTCCTGCAAACCGAGGTCGAGCGGCTTCGGGCACGACGCGAGATCGCAGACGGCAACATCCAAACAGCGTTAACCAGACTAAAATTCTATGCCGGTGTCGCTTACGACCAGCCGCTAAAGCTACGCGAGGAAATTTCCGCAGCTCAAATTCCACAATTGCCTACAACAAGCGAAACCGGCATCTCGCTCGCTCTAAGGTCGAGACCCGAATTGCGAGTTGCAGAGCTCGAAGAACAACTCGCGAGCGCTGGGCTTCGGCTCGTTCGTTCACAGAGTAAGCCGGATGTCACAGCGTACACGCGTTACACGCAAGGGCGTTCGAGTATTGATCTGCCGGTTGGATCATTTCCGCAGAGTACCGATCGCAGCCTTACATTCGGCGTTTCGATCGGATTGCCGATCTTCGACAAAAAGCAGGGAGCCAAAGCTGAAGCCGAAATAGCAATTCGCCAAGCCCAGGAGAGACGCTCGTTTGCCGAAGCGATAATTCGAAACGAAGTTGTCACGGCCTTTCAGCGCATCGAGTCGGCAAAACGGGCTTTACGAACGCTTGAAACAACGGTGATTCCCCGCTCATTAGAAAACATCGAAACGATCCGAAAGGTCTATGAGCTAGGACAGCTAAAGATCACCGACCTCATTGCCGAGCAGCGAAAATTGCTTGATGCCAATCGCGACCTAACCGAAGCACTAACCTTACGATATCGTTCGCAAGCCGAACTTTTCATCGCCATCGGAGCCAACTTAGAGAACTAA
- a CDS encoding efflux RND transporter permease subunit, with product MWRRFRSPSADEHQDSFLVRWLKKYDSRLLHWTLRHPYKVIVGAAVVFILTMATLPFVGTSFLPDFNEGTLTVNVQAQPGTSLAESNRIGQISEKLLLEVPEVISTGRRTGRAELDEHAEGVHYTEIDVDLKKSDRSREEILSAIRDKLAVVPGVTSNVGQPISHRLDHLQSGVRAQIAVKLFGDDLATLRSKAEEIRNTIQTVEGATDVSVERQVLIPQVRFNVDRVKAAQYGLQPGEVTRTLETALNGRTVSQAIDGARRYDVVVRFDEASRNSLDALQNVTIDTPQGTQIPISAVAVVENFPGPNQILREDTKRRIVIGANVAGRDLGSVVNDIQSRVATQVQLPTGYFLEYGGQFQASQEATRTLSLLSIFSLLAIFFLLIKAFGDWRVALQVMINIPLALIGAVWALHLSGGVFSIATMVGFISLVGITSRNGIMMISHYLHLMKEEGEDFTEHMIVRGSLERLVPVLMTALTAGLSLIPFILAADAPGKEILHPLAVVVLGGILTSTLLDQIVTPAVFYKFGRPSADRVIAEREHGMFGAGEWEGDRADTTTDFPARNPVPATES from the coding sequence ATGTGGCGGCGTTTTCGCTCTCCATCGGCGGACGAACATCAGGACAGCTTCCTAGTTCGCTGGTTGAAAAAATACGACAGTCGGCTTCTTCACTGGACGCTTCGTCATCCATATAAAGTTATCGTCGGGGCAGCCGTTGTATTCATTCTGACGATGGCTACTTTGCCATTTGTTGGCACATCGTTTTTGCCGGACTTCAATGAAGGAACGCTCACCGTCAATGTCCAGGCCCAGCCCGGGACGTCTCTGGCGGAATCTAACCGCATCGGCCAAATTTCCGAGAAATTACTGTTAGAGGTTCCTGAGGTTATTTCTACGGGGCGCCGGACGGGAAGGGCTGAACTCGACGAACACGCCGAAGGCGTTCACTATACCGAGATCGACGTTGATCTGAAGAAATCCGACCGGTCACGGGAGGAGATCCTTTCGGCGATCCGAGATAAACTCGCGGTCGTTCCCGGAGTTACCTCTAACGTAGGACAGCCGATCTCTCATCGGTTGGATCATTTGCAGTCTGGTGTTAGGGCACAGATCGCGGTCAAGTTGTTCGGCGACGATTTGGCTACACTGCGTTCAAAGGCTGAGGAGATTCGGAATACGATTCAAACCGTCGAGGGGGCAACGGACGTGTCGGTTGAGCGACAGGTTCTGATCCCGCAGGTGCGTTTTAATGTCGACCGGGTCAAAGCCGCCCAATACGGTCTTCAGCCGGGCGAAGTTACGCGAACGCTGGAGACGGCATTGAACGGGCGAACCGTCTCGCAGGCCATTGATGGAGCCCGGCGTTACGACGTGGTGGTTCGTTTTGATGAGGCGTCCCGCAACAGTCTGGATGCATTGCAAAATGTCACCATCGACACGCCGCAAGGAACTCAGATTCCCATTTCTGCCGTAGCTGTTGTTGAGAATTTTCCCGGACCCAACCAGATCCTTCGAGAAGACACGAAACGCCGAATTGTCATTGGGGCAAACGTTGCCGGACGTGATCTTGGCTCCGTCGTCAATGACATTCAAAGCCGTGTCGCGACACAGGTTCAACTGCCAACCGGGTATTTTCTTGAGTATGGCGGCCAGTTTCAGGCATCGCAGGAGGCAACAAGAACTCTCTCATTACTCTCAATTTTTTCTCTGTTAGCAATCTTCTTTCTGCTGATAAAAGCCTTTGGTGACTGGCGGGTAGCCCTTCAGGTGATGATAAACATCCCCCTAGCGTTGATCGGAGCCGTCTGGGCCTTGCACCTCTCGGGCGGCGTGTTTTCGATCGCGACAATGGTCGGCTTTATTTCTCTCGTCGGGATCACGTCACGAAACGGGATCATGATGATCTCGCATTATCTTCACCTGATGAAAGAAGAAGGCGAAGATTTTACCGAACACATGATCGTACGCGGCTCGTTAGAAAGGCTCGTTCCCGTCCTGATGACTGCCCTGACCGCGGGACTGTCGCTAATACCCTTCATCCTTGCGGCGGACGCTCCGGGCAAAGAGATATTGCACCCACTCGCGGTGGTGGTGCTGGGCGGAATTTTAACTTCGACCCTACTTGATCAGATCGTAACCCCGGCTGTCTTTTACAAGTTCGGACGGCCGAGTGCGGATCGAGTTATCGCGGAACGCGAGCACGGGATGTTCGGGGCCGGTGAGTGGGAAGGAGATCGGGCTGATACGACAACGGACTTCCCGGCTAGGAATCCGGTTCCTGCTACGGAAAGTTAA
- a CDS encoding class I SAM-dependent methyltransferase — protein sequence MKNERYIPALSYEWLTPFYDPVVRLTTREKVFKNALVSEAQIKIGHRVLDLACGTGTLTILIKNAQTQTTVIGIDGDSTVLDIARAKAKDSGVEIEFDEGMSFELPYEDASFDRVVSSLFFHHLTREDKLRTLSEVRRVLKPNGEIHIADWGLPSNSFMKFPSYFIKLLDGSETTDDSFNGLLPSLMTDTGIEAVEETKNFDSLFGTIRLHKGTKTKR from the coding sequence GTGAAGAATGAAAGATACATTCCTGCGTTGAGTTACGAATGGCTAACGCCTTTTTATGATCCGGTGGTGCGCCTGACGACGCGGGAGAAAGTTTTCAAGAATGCTCTTGTTTCAGAAGCTCAAATCAAAATCGGCCATCGTGTTTTGGATCTGGCCTGCGGTACGGGAACGCTCACAATACTGATTAAAAACGCGCAGACGCAAACCACTGTCATCGGTATTGACGGTGATTCTACAGTTCTTGATATAGCCAGGGCAAAGGCAAAAGACTCGGGCGTTGAGATTGAATTCGATGAAGGAATGTCGTTTGAATTGCCCTATGAAGATGCATCTTTTGACCGCGTCGTTTCGAGCTTGTTCTTTCATCATTTGACGCGGGAGGATAAGTTGAGAACATTGAGCGAGGTAAGGCGAGTTCTCAAACCGAATGGCGAGATACATATTGCCGACTGGGGACTGCCATCCAATTCATTTATGAAATTTCCTTCATATTTCATCAAACTGCTCGACGGTTCGGAAACAACGGACGACAGTTTTAATGGCCTATTGCCGAGTTTGATGACGGATACGGGTATTGAAGCGGTGGAAGAAACGAAAAATTTTGATAGTTTATTTGGGACAATCCGGCTCCATAAAGGGACGAAGACGAAACGTTAG
- a CDS encoding MerR family transcriptional regulator: protein MMTATVLAKQSDVSLYTIRHYTRIGLLRPARNTQNNYKVYQPSDAVRVRFIKAAGNLGFSLAEIADILKEAKEGNTPCPMVREIIVRRIAENKRKINEMRKLQRKMEGALKDWSQMKNSMPTGDSVCHLIESVSETEK, encoded by the coding sequence ATGATGACCGCTACGGTATTGGCTAAACAATCCGACGTGTCTCTCTACACGATCAGGCACTATACCCGCATCGGTTTGCTGAGGCCGGCCCGAAATACACAAAATAACTATAAGGTTTATCAGCCTTCGGACGCCGTGCGGGTGCGTTTTATCAAGGCAGCCGGCAATCTGGGATTTTCGCTCGCCGAGATCGCGGATATTTTGAAGGAGGCGAAAGAAGGGAATACGCCGTGTCCGATGGTTCGGGAAATTATCGTCCGCCGTATTGCGGAGAATAAACGAAAGATCAATGAGATGCGGAAGCTCCAGCGGAAAATGGAGGGAGCCCTTAAGGATTGGTCGCAAATGAAGAATTCAATGCCGACGGGTGATTCAGTTTGCCACTTGATCGAGTCGGTAAGCGAGACAGAAAAATAG
- a CDS encoding nuclear transport factor 2 family protein, giving the protein MKTTNLRGALIVALVLGACVLVLNLTFPVNAQTDEVKAVTDVMMSEAAAVEKGDLAALDKIWANTEDVTVFESGHANYGWNDYRNTHLAPELKEFKNTKYSFSDMKVKVDGKTAWATFKYSLAAEMGTRKVESGGLGTAVLEKRDGKWRIVHWHSSAPRRAPAAQPSPSPKG; this is encoded by the coding sequence ATGAAGACAACAAATTTGCGCGGGGCTTTGATCGTTGCGCTGGTGCTTGGAGCCTGCGTGCTGGTCTTAAATTTGACCTTCCCCGTCAATGCACAGACCGACGAAGTTAAAGCTGTCACGGACGTCATGATGAGCGAAGCGGCGGCGGTCGAAAAGGGCGATCTAGCGGCCCTCGATAAAATTTGGGCCAACACCGAAGATGTCACCGTCTTCGAAAGCGGACACGCCAATTACGGTTGGAATGATTACCGCAACACCCATCTCGCTCCCGAACTAAAGGAATTCAAAAACACGAAATACTCGTTTTCGGATATGAAGGTTAAAGTCGATGGCAAGACGGCGTGGGCAACTTTTAAATATTCTCTTGCCGCCGAAATGGGTACTCGCAAGGTAGAAAGCGGCGGTTTGGGCACAGCGGTTCTAGAAAAGCGCGATGGCAAATGGCGAATCGTCCATTGGCATTCAAGCGCTCCTCGCAGGGCTCCGGCAGCCCAGCCCTCGCCGTCTCCAAAGGGTTAA
- a CDS encoding efflux RND transporter permease subunit, whose translation MLNGIIKWSLKNRLIVVAIAALLLVWGSYVAFNLPVDVFPDLNKPTITVLTEANGLAPEEVETQVSYPIETVMNGVPGVSRVRSVSGIGLSIVYVEFEWGTDIYRNRQLVSEKITEAREQLPRGVSPFLAPISSIMGEIMLVAVSSKDGTTDPLALRTLADWTIRPRLLTITGVSQVIPIGGGVKQYQALVSPEKLRQFGVTIEDVSVALEKSNINSTGGFVDAQSQEYLVRNLGRFYSIDELKQTVVAYRNNTPIRLGDVAEVQFGAKIKRGEAGTNGKPAVIVSVQKQPGASTQDLTEKVDEAVRELQKTLPPDVEINPNLFRQANFINASIGNVTEALRDGAILVAIVLFLFLLNFRTTFITLTAIPLSFIVTFLILYAFGISVNTMTLGGLAVAIGELVDDAIVDIENIFRRLGENRNLENPRPSLEVIYHASLEVRSSIIYATVIVALVFIPLFALSGVEGRLLAPLGLAYITALVASLFVSLTLTPVLASYLLPQTFRRKDDKEWSMVRLRSNRKQTTSLPFFRKCGGVFALHRRTNIRTAS comes from the coding sequence TATTGACCGAAGCTAATGGCTTAGCACCCGAAGAAGTCGAGACACAGGTATCATATCCGATCGAGACGGTGATGAACGGTGTGCCGGGCGTTTCACGGGTTCGCTCAGTGAGCGGCATCGGATTGTCAATTGTTTACGTAGAATTCGAATGGGGAACGGATATTTATCGAAACCGGCAGTTGGTTTCGGAAAAGATAACAGAAGCCCGCGAACAGTTGCCGCGAGGAGTCTCGCCGTTTCTAGCTCCCATCTCCTCGATAATGGGCGAGATCATGCTGGTCGCTGTGTCTAGCAAGGACGGAACGACTGATCCGTTAGCGTTGAGGACCTTGGCAGACTGGACAATTCGACCCAGGCTGTTGACGATTACCGGTGTTTCTCAGGTCATCCCCATCGGCGGCGGCGTGAAACAGTATCAGGCTCTTGTATCACCCGAAAAGCTTAGACAATTTGGTGTCACAATCGAAGACGTTTCAGTCGCGTTAGAAAAATCGAACATTAATTCCACCGGCGGCTTCGTCGATGCCCAATCGCAAGAATACCTTGTTCGGAACCTTGGCAGGTTTTATTCGATCGACGAACTGAAGCAAACGGTTGTTGCGTATCGTAACAACACGCCTATTCGTTTAGGTGATGTAGCCGAAGTACAGTTTGGCGCGAAAATTAAGCGGGGCGAGGCCGGAACGAACGGAAAGCCCGCCGTTATAGTTTCAGTTCAAAAACAGCCCGGTGCCAGTACTCAAGATCTGACAGAAAAGGTTGACGAGGCGGTGCGGGAACTGCAAAAAACGCTTCCACCCGATGTTGAGATCAACCCTAATCTCTTTCGACAAGCGAACTTCATCAACGCGTCGATTGGCAACGTCACCGAAGCATTGCGTGACGGTGCGATTCTGGTCGCGATTGTATTGTTCCTGTTTTTGCTTAATTTCCGAACCACGTTTATTACACTCACGGCGATTCCACTTTCGTTCATCGTTACATTTCTTATCCTCTATGCGTTTGGGATCTCGGTAAATACAATGACCCTCGGCGGTTTGGCGGTTGCGATCGGCGAGTTGGTTGACGATGCGATCGTCGACATTGAGAATATCTTCCGTCGACTCGGCGAAAACCGGAACCTTGAAAATCCTCGTCCATCTCTCGAGGTGATCTATCACGCATCGCTTGAGGTGCGCTCGTCCATCATTTATGCCACGGTGATCGTCGCCCTCGTGTTTATTCCGCTGTTCGCCTTATCGGGTGTCGAAGGCAGATTGCTCGCTCCCTTGGGCCTCGCGTACATTACTGCACTCGTGGCATCTCTGTTCGTAAGTTTAACCTTAACGCCCGTCTTGGCGTCGTATCTGTTGCCCCAAACATTTAGGCGAAAGGACGACAAAGAGTGGTCGATGGTCCGGTTGAGATCGAACAGGAAGCAGACGACAAGCCTTCCATTTTTTCGAAAATGTGGCGGCGTTTTCGCTCTCCATCGGCGGACGAACATCAGGACAGCTTCCTAG
- a CDS encoding DUF305 domain-containing protein: MKKAKSMYVNLAIMAILSFISMFVFMYMMVDSFGNVYPNLNQFYMAGLMTAPMIVIEIFVMWSMYNNKKANLIIAGVSIILLVLFSLFIRKQTAISDREFLKSMIPHHGGAVLMCDNPNLQDTEIKELCKGITSSQQSEIEWMKKKLDEIDRK; the protein is encoded by the coding sequence ATGAAGAAAGCAAAAAGCATGTACGTGAACCTCGCCATCATGGCGATTCTGTCGTTTATTTCGATGTTCGTATTTATGTACATGATGGTCGATTCGTTCGGAAACGTCTATCCAAACTTAAATCAGTTTTACATGGCCGGACTTATGACCGCCCCGATGATCGTGATCGAGATCTTTGTGATGTGGTCGATGTATAACAACAAAAAGGCCAATCTGATCATCGCGGGTGTCAGCATTATTTTGCTTGTCCTGTTTTCGTTGTTTATCAGAAAGCAGACCGCCATCTCCGATAGAGAATTCTTGAAATCTATGATCCCGCACCACGGAGGAGCCGTTCTGATGTGTGATAACCCGAATCTCCAGGACACGGAGATCAAGGAATTGTGTAAAGGTATAACCTCGTCTCAACAGTCGGAGATCGAGTGGATGAAGAAAAAACTTGACGAAATAGATCGAAAATAG
- a CDS encoding DUF4198 domain-containing protein codes for MTKRNLTGGVLLCSLLTVAAFAHDLFLKSDSYFLKPNSKFTVKVMNGTFLTSEGAVAFARLNDVSVVSGGNRVHPKEADLTKDETTAFLNLKTGAAGTYVVGLSTKSREIALKAADFNEYLKEDGLPDTLEERRKTGELKKDAVERYSKHVKAILQVGKKQTDDYKMILGYPVELVPQQNPYKLKRGDTIELLCLKDGRPLVGQVVLAGRDARGKIVSSPELRSDEKGLVMLRLDGSGKWYVKFINMAKLGDLNLNYESKWTTLTFEIK; via the coding sequence ATGACGAAGAGAAATTTAACAGGCGGCGTTTTACTTTGCTCGCTATTAACTGTGGCCGCTTTCGCACACGACCTGTTTCTTAAGTCAGACAGCTATTTCCTGAAGCCTAACTCGAAGTTTACTGTCAAAGTCATGAATGGAACGTTTCTGACGAGCGAGGGAGCGGTTGCATTCGCCCGGCTAAATGACGTGAGCGTCGTTTCGGGTGGGAATCGTGTGCATCCGAAGGAAGCCGATCTTACTAAAGACGAAACGACTGCCTTTCTAAATCTGAAGACCGGAGCGGCGGGAACCTACGTTGTCGGGCTTTCGACCAAATCACGCGAGATCGCGTTGAAAGCGGCGGATTTCAATGAGTATCTCAAAGAAGACGGCCTCCCTGACACGCTCGAGGAGAGACGGAAGACCGGCGAACTGAAAAAAGACGCGGTGGAGCGTTACAGCAAGCATGTGAAAGCGATCCTACAGGTTGGAAAGAAGCAGACCGACGATTACAAAATGATTCTCGGCTATCCGGTAGAACTCGTACCGCAGCAGAATCCGTATAAGCTAAAACGGGGCGACACGATCGAACTCCTTTGTCTCAAGGATGGTAGGCCGCTCGTTGGCCAAGTGGTCCTTGCCGGACGGGACGCTAGGGGAAAGATAGTTTCGTCGCCAGAACTTCGCAGCGACGAGAAAGGCCTTGTCATGCTGCGGCTTGACGGTTCAGGCAAATGGTATGTCAAGTTCATCAATATGGCAAAACTCGGCGACCTGAATTTGAATTACGAGTCGAAATGGACGACGCTGACGTTCGAGATCAAATGA
- a CDS encoding YHS domain-containing protein has product MIEKTTTTTTTDTFTDPICGMQVMAATAAGSLNQDGDTYYFCSTACLQKFIEPTDEKPASCCSGK; this is encoded by the coding sequence ATGATTGAGAAAACAACAACTACAACAACAACCGACACTTTTACCGACCCGATATGCGGAATGCAGGTCATGGCCGCAACGGCTGCCGGCAGCCTAAACCAGGACGGAGATACATATTATTTCTGCTCGACCGCCTGTCTACAAAAATTTATCGAGCCTACGGACGAGAAACCGGCGAGCTGCTGCAGCGGCAAATAA
- a CDS encoding sigma-54-dependent Fis family transcriptional regulator, which yields MTKAPAKILLVDDDESLRRVLEFQLSEAGHSVVSESDGREALRFYSADDFDCVITDWRMPKITGSQLVQQATAINSEVPIIVITAFGDVDTAVEAMRGGAFDFITKPFNRQEILLTVEKALRYGHALAENRRLRRQIHEEFRIENVIGSSEKMLQVFDLVERVSKTNVTVLIEGESGTGKELIAKGIHFSGTRRDNPFVAINCAAIPETLIEAELFGYKKGAFTGAVGESRGKFEEANGGTLFLDEISAMPLQSQTRLLRVLQEQEVTRLGENTPRKIDARIIAATNENLPDLIKENAFREDLFYRLAVVPITIPPLRERREDLPVLTEHFATRSASKHGIRPPKISREVFKVFFDYPWMGNVRELENLVERMVVLSDGDPLTLNDVPETVKKPFSTKGELWFDLPSEPINLEAIEREIIRSSLLRHNGNQSQTSKYLGITRSALIYRIQKYDLEESGPSISDD from the coding sequence ATGACAAAAGCCCCTGCCAAAATTTTGCTGGTCGATGACGATGAGTCGCTGCGTCGGGTTCTTGAATTTCAGCTATCGGAGGCCGGGCATTCGGTCGTGAGCGAGAGTGATGGCCGAGAAGCATTGAGGTTCTATTCGGCAGACGACTTTGACTGCGTGATCACCGATTGGCGCATGCCGAAGATCACGGGGTCGCAGTTGGTCCAACAGGCAACGGCGATCAACAGCGAAGTACCAATCATTGTTATTACCGCTTTCGGAGATGTCGATACAGCGGTCGAAGCTATGCGCGGCGGGGCCTTTGATTTTATTACAAAACCTTTTAACCGCCAGGAAATTCTGCTAACGGTCGAAAAAGCCCTAAGATATGGCCACGCTTTAGCGGAGAATCGCCGGCTAAGACGTCAGATTCACGAAGAATTTCGAATCGAGAACGTTATCGGATCATCTGAAAAGATGCTTCAGGTTTTTGATCTGGTTGAGCGAGTGTCAAAAACAAACGTCACCGTCCTAATCGAAGGTGAGTCGGGAACTGGAAAAGAATTGATCGCGAAAGGAATACACTTTTCCGGCACGCGCAGAGACAATCCGTTTGTTGCTATCAACTGTGCCGCTATACCCGAAACGCTCATCGAAGCAGAGTTATTCGGATATAAAAAAGGTGCTTTCACTGGTGCGGTTGGAGAATCGAGGGGCAAATTTGAGGAAGCCAATGGCGGTACCTTATTCCTTGATGAGATCAGTGCTATGCCTCTCCAGTCGCAAACACGGCTTTTGAGGGTTCTGCAGGAGCAGGAAGTGACACGCCTAGGCGAAAATACCCCGCGCAAGATAGATGCTCGAATAATTGCTGCCACCAACGAAAACCTGCCCGATCTTATAAAAGAAAACGCCTTCCGCGAGGATCTTTTCTACCGACTCGCGGTCGTTCCAATCACAATTCCACCGTTGCGTGAACGCCGTGAGGATTTGCCAGTCTTGACCGAACATTTTGCAACCCGATCTGCGTCGAAACATGGGATAAGACCGCCAAAGATATCGCGCGAGGTATTCAAGGTATTTTTCGATTACCCATGGATGGGAAACGTTCGCGAATTGGAGAATCTGGTAGAAAGAATGGTTGTTCTTTCGGATGGGGATCCTTTAACTCTTAACGACGTCCCGGAAACCGTGAAGAAGCCTTTTTCAACGAAGGGGGAATTGTGGTTCGACCTGCCTTCCGAGCCGATTAATCTAGAGGCCATCGAACGGGAAATTATACGTAGTTCGCTTCTTCGGCATAACGGAAATCAGTCGCAAACCTCAAAATATCTAGGTATTACTCGAAGCGCCCTTATATATCGAATACAGAAGTACGACTTAGAGGAGTCCGGTCCCAGCATTTCGGACGACTAG
- a CDS encoding FeoB-associated Cys-rich membrane protein: protein MDLQYLLVIAIILAAVIFAVRTLVQRRSAFSSKSGCGDDCGCGK from the coding sequence ATGGATCTTCAATATCTGTTAGTGATCGCAATCATTCTCGCGGCTGTTATCTTTGCGGTGAGAACACTGGTGCAAAGACGCAGTGCCTTTTCGTCAAAATCGGGCTGCGGCGATGATTGCGGCTGCGGTAAGTGA